A genomic stretch from Sulfobacillus thermosulfidooxidans includes:
- a CDS encoding bifunctional 2-methylcitrate dehydratase/aconitate hydratase: protein MVPDSVLTEIADYVLTTPITSQEAYHMAKWVLFDAMGSGILALNYPECRKLIGPWVPGTTSLGGCPIPGTYLELDPIQAAFSISCMNRWLDYNDTWLAQEWGHPSDNIGAILATAIWKSQQNMQDSRPPLSMHEVLTAIIKAHEIQGVLALGNSLNRVGLDHVLFVKIASTALSAYLLEANRQQIINALSNAWIDNGSLRTYRHFPNTGSRKSWAAADATSRAVRLSFLALTGEMGYPTALSAPEWGFNDVVMHHNPIRLVQPLSSYVIEHVLFKISYPAEFHGQTAVEAAIRLHPLVSQRLDEIAEIVIETQESAMRIINKTGPLQNPADRDHCLQYMTAVGLLKGSLTAEDYLDEAAMNPEIDRLRAKMTVKENPQFSQDYLDPDKRSIANAIQIYFQDGSMTPKITVEYPIGHRNRRHEAEEPLMHKLHSNLLSWYVPNKVDRLLQLFHDPDFDNMSVLEFIKPWKL, encoded by the coding sequence ATGGTTCCTGATAGCGTGTTAACCGAAATTGCCGATTATGTTTTGACAACTCCCATCACGAGTCAAGAAGCCTATCATATGGCTAAATGGGTCTTATTTGATGCGATGGGTTCTGGAATATTGGCTCTCAATTATCCAGAATGCCGGAAATTAATTGGGCCATGGGTCCCAGGGACCACATCTTTAGGAGGCTGCCCCATTCCCGGCACATATCTTGAACTCGATCCCATTCAAGCCGCTTTTAGCATTAGCTGTATGAACCGGTGGTTGGATTATAACGATACTTGGCTCGCGCAAGAATGGGGACACCCTTCTGACAACATTGGTGCGATTTTGGCCACGGCGATTTGGAAAAGCCAGCAGAATATGCAAGATTCTCGACCTCCCTTATCCATGCATGAGGTCCTCACGGCAATTATTAAAGCGCATGAAATCCAAGGAGTCCTTGCCTTGGGCAACAGTTTAAACCGTGTCGGACTAGATCATGTTTTGTTTGTGAAAATTGCTTCCACCGCTCTAAGCGCCTACCTGTTAGAAGCTAACCGTCAACAAATCATTAATGCCTTGTCCAACGCATGGATTGATAACGGGAGTTTAAGGACGTACCGCCATTTTCCTAATACGGGATCACGCAAATCCTGGGCCGCAGCGGACGCAACCAGTCGTGCTGTGCGCCTCAGTTTTTTGGCTTTAACCGGTGAAATGGGTTATCCAACAGCTCTTTCCGCCCCCGAATGGGGTTTTAACGATGTTGTCATGCATCACAATCCTATTCGCTTGGTTCAACCGTTGAGTTCATATGTCATCGAACATGTCTTGTTTAAAATTTCGTATCCGGCGGAATTTCACGGACAAACGGCCGTAGAAGCGGCTATTCGGCTTCATCCACTGGTTTCCCAACGTCTTGATGAAATTGCTGAAATCGTTATTGAAACCCAAGAATCCGCCATGCGCATTATCAACAAAACGGGACCATTACAGAATCCCGCCGACCGTGATCATTGTTTGCAATATATGACCGCCGTAGGTTTGTTAAAAGGCTCCTTAACCGCGGAAGATTATTTGGATGAAGCCGCCATGAATCCCGAGATTGATCGTTTGCGCGCCAAAATGACGGTTAAAGAAAACCCGCAATTTTCCCAGGACTATCTGGATCCTGACAAACGCTCTATTGCTAACGCCATTCAGATTTATTTTCAAGATGGATCCATGACACCAAAGATTACAGTCGAATACCCTATTGGCCACCGCAACCGCCGCCACGAAGCCGAAGAACCCTTGATGCACAAGCTTCATTCGAATTTACTATCGTGGTACGTGCCTAATAAGGTGGATCGTTTGTTGCAATTATTCCACGATCCGGACTTTGACAATATGAGTGTGCTCGAGTTTATTAAACCATGGAAGTTATAG
- the prpB gene encoding methylisocitrate lyase, producing MAWLFEEPLSQKDLAEQFRGLMQGQHILKIPGAHDAMAALVAKSVGFQALYLSGAAYTASRGLPDIGLISASEVAERARDIIRATNLPLLVDVDTGFGGILNAARTAREMAESRVAAIQIEDQDLPKKCGHLNGKSLITADEMVAKIRAIKQVVPDMVIVARTDAYSVEGLSSAIERATQYIQAGADAIFPESLDSPDSFQEMARSIPAPLLANMTEFGRTPYYSAQEFEDWGYRMVIYPVSSLRVAAKAYERLYQTLAATGTQINLLEDMQTRQELYDLIRYWDYESLDANIAQTILPTLPDTQNKG from the coding sequence ATGGCTTGGCTTTTTGAAGAACCCTTATCGCAGAAGGATTTAGCCGAACAATTTCGTGGATTAATGCAAGGTCAACATATATTAAAAATTCCTGGCGCGCACGACGCAATGGCCGCCCTCGTAGCGAAATCCGTGGGGTTTCAGGCTTTATACCTATCGGGCGCAGCCTATACGGCGAGCCGTGGCCTACCGGACATTGGTTTAATCAGTGCGTCAGAGGTAGCGGAGAGAGCACGAGACATCATCCGAGCGACCAATCTTCCCCTACTTGTTGATGTTGATACCGGATTTGGCGGAATTCTCAACGCTGCCCGAACCGCCCGTGAAATGGCAGAATCTCGTGTCGCTGCGATTCAAATTGAAGATCAGGATTTACCCAAAAAATGTGGTCATCTCAATGGCAAGAGCCTCATTACCGCGGACGAAATGGTGGCCAAAATTCGAGCCATCAAACAGGTGGTTCCTGACATGGTGATCGTGGCCCGGACAGACGCCTACAGCGTTGAAGGCCTGTCATCGGCCATTGAGCGCGCCACGCAATATATTCAAGCAGGAGCCGATGCCATTTTTCCTGAGTCTCTCGATTCTCCGGACAGTTTTCAGGAGATGGCACGTTCAATCCCCGCTCCATTATTGGCCAATATGACGGAGTTTGGCCGAACTCCTTACTATTCAGCACAGGAATTTGAAGATTGGGGCTACCGGATGGTGATTTATCCCGTATCATCGCTGCGTGTGGCGGCTAAAGCTTATGAACGGTTATATCAAACCTTGGCAGCGACCGGCACCCAGATCAATCTCCTAGAGGATATGCAAACCCGTCAAGAACTTTATGACCTCATTCGCTATTGGGATTACGAGTCGCTCGACGCGAATATTGCCCAAACAATCTTACCCACCTTACCTGACACGCAAAACAAAGGGTGA
- a CDS encoding NAD(P)(+) transhydrogenase (Re/Si-specific) subunit beta produces the protein MNILLQVGYLLTAILFILGVMRLRSPATARSGNLIAASGMVIAFIVTVIRYHSFSWGLIGLTLILGAIAGTYAAKKVRMTAMPQMVALFNGMGGGAASLVSIGELHSNWVHGISSPGASISALLTVLIGSLSFTGSLLAFAKLQEWVSGRPITFGGQKLFNGILLLVAVVLGIYMSVSGGTQDFTLLTIYIILAAVLGFLVVLPIGGADMPVVISLLNAFTGLAAAATGFLLANNVLIIAGALVGASGTILTQQMSRAMNRPIQNIIFGAFGKVASGAPGAVGESDGVVQTANVEDVATILAYARNVVIVPGYGLAVARAQQEVRQLMEKLTERGVNVRFGIHPVAGRMPGHMNVLLAEADVPYDSLYEMDAINPQFPQTDVVLVIGANDVTNPAARNQPGSPLYGMPILNVDQAQRVIVLKRGMNPGFAGIDNPLYTNPKTSMLFGDAKSSLSQIIRALDEV, from the coding sequence ATGAATATTCTTTTGCAAGTCGGCTATTTATTGACCGCTATTTTATTCATTCTCGGCGTCATGCGCTTACGTTCACCAGCGACAGCGCGTTCGGGAAACTTAATCGCGGCCAGTGGTATGGTAATTGCCTTTATCGTTACCGTGATTCGTTATCACTCATTTTCCTGGGGACTCATTGGTTTGACGCTCATTCTAGGTGCTATTGCGGGAACATACGCTGCCAAAAAGGTACGGATGACGGCTATGCCTCAGATGGTGGCATTATTCAATGGCATGGGCGGCGGTGCAGCCTCTTTGGTGTCTATTGGCGAACTTCATTCGAATTGGGTCCATGGGATTTCCTCACCAGGGGCCTCAATCAGTGCTTTGTTGACAGTATTGATTGGATCGCTAAGCTTTACAGGAAGTTTACTCGCCTTTGCCAAATTACAAGAATGGGTGAGTGGCCGGCCAATTACCTTTGGCGGACAAAAACTTTTTAACGGCATTTTGTTGTTAGTCGCTGTGGTCTTAGGTATTTATATGAGCGTATCCGGTGGCACGCAAGATTTCACATTATTAACCATTTACATTATTCTTGCGGCAGTGTTGGGATTTCTGGTCGTTCTTCCCATTGGTGGGGCGGACATGCCTGTGGTGATTTCCCTCCTCAATGCGTTTACAGGACTAGCCGCTGCCGCAACCGGATTTTTGCTGGCTAATAACGTGTTAATTATTGCCGGTGCTTTAGTCGGGGCTTCTGGAACCATTCTGACGCAACAAATGAGCCGGGCCATGAATCGGCCGATTCAAAACATTATTTTTGGTGCATTTGGGAAAGTGGCGAGCGGTGCGCCTGGTGCCGTTGGCGAGAGCGATGGCGTGGTTCAAACCGCTAATGTGGAAGATGTAGCCACCATTTTGGCATATGCCCGCAACGTAGTCATTGTTCCGGGATACGGATTGGCAGTCGCCCGGGCCCAGCAAGAGGTACGGCAATTGATGGAGAAATTGACTGAACGTGGCGTTAATGTGCGATTTGGTATTCACCCGGTCGCCGGACGGATGCCCGGTCATATGAATGTCTTGCTGGCGGAAGCTGACGTGCCTTATGACAGCCTATATGAAATGGATGCGATTAACCCACAATTCCCGCAGACCGATGTCGTTTTGGTCATAGGGGCTAACGATGTGACCAATCCTGCGGCGCGAAATCAACCCGGTAGTCCCTTATATGGTATGCCAATTTTAAATGTGGATCAGGCGCAGCGGGTCATCGTTCTCAAACGTGGTATGAATCCGGGTTTTGCGGGCATTGACAATCCGCTTTACACCAATCCCAAAACGTCGATGCTCTTCGGTGACGCCAAATCGTCCTTATCCCAAATCATTCGCGCCTTGGATGAGGTGTAA
- a CDS encoding NAD(P) transhydrogenase subunit alpha — translation MSSHLLIEVYIFVLAVFVGFQLISKVPSVLHTPLMSATNAIHGIILVGAIALAASVHGALDVAISVAAVFLATLNVVGGYVVTDRILGMFKKKSAERPTE, via the coding sequence ATGTCTAGTCATTTGCTCATTGAAGTCTATATTTTCGTGTTGGCTGTTTTTGTGGGCTTCCAGCTGATTTCTAAAGTGCCCTCTGTACTACACACCCCTTTGATGTCAGCCACCAATGCTATTCACGGAATTATCCTCGTTGGCGCTATTGCCTTAGCCGCGTCTGTCCATGGAGCATTGGATGTGGCCATTAGCGTGGCTGCCGTATTTTTGGCGACACTCAATGTTGTCGGGGGCTATGTGGTCACCGATAGAATCTTAGGCATGTTTAAGAAAAAATCTGCCGAACGGCCTACGGAGTGA
- a CDS encoding Re/Si-specific NAD(P)(+) transhydrogenase subunit alpha: MIIAVPRERGPRERRVSLVPETVARLTKLNHQVLVEEGAGIESGFSDQHYRDAGAEIVKPDVQWMKPANIVVTVQNSDFGPSSPYAYLKPGTIIIGMLGPLSSPPETFELMLQNKLTAFSMDAIPRISRAQSMDVLSSMSTVAGYRAALIGAEQLPRFFPLLMTAAGTITPAHVLVLGAGVAGLQAIATTHRLGAVVQAFDTRPVVREQVESLGASFLTLEIQTQQTQDGYAQALAEDLHQQEIKLLSKPVAEADVVITTALIPGKPAPLLVTKEMVANMRPGSVIVDLAAETGGNCELSRPGERTVTDNGVIIEAPLNITSQLAPHASQLYSRNVFNFLTHLFSMGLGQEGKELDFSDEIVARTMILRDGQILHDVLAKRMTQVRS, from the coding sequence ATGATTATTGCCGTTCCTCGTGAGCGGGGCCCTCGAGAGCGCCGCGTTTCACTTGTACCAGAAACGGTTGCCCGTCTCACGAAGTTAAATCATCAAGTGCTTGTGGAAGAGGGGGCCGGAATTGAATCTGGATTTTCCGATCAGCACTACCGGGACGCAGGGGCAGAAATTGTGAAACCGGATGTCCAATGGATGAAACCCGCGAATATTGTGGTGACTGTTCAAAATTCTGATTTTGGGCCGTCATCACCGTATGCCTATTTAAAACCAGGAACCATCATTATCGGTATGCTTGGGCCCTTGTCATCCCCGCCTGAAACATTTGAATTAATGTTGCAGAATAAACTGACCGCATTTAGTATGGATGCGATTCCACGGATAAGCCGTGCTCAAAGTATGGACGTATTATCCTCCATGAGTACAGTAGCCGGATATCGTGCCGCCTTAATTGGCGCTGAACAACTTCCGCGCTTTTTTCCCTTGTTGATGACCGCAGCTGGTACCATTACCCCGGCTCATGTGTTGGTTTTAGGAGCGGGTGTTGCGGGTCTTCAAGCCATTGCGACGACCCACCGTCTTGGGGCGGTTGTCCAAGCGTTTGATACCCGTCCCGTGGTGCGAGAACAAGTCGAAAGTTTGGGTGCCTCTTTTTTGACCTTGGAAATTCAAACGCAGCAAACTCAGGACGGATATGCCCAAGCGTTGGCGGAAGACCTTCATCAACAAGAAATTAAACTGTTGTCTAAACCCGTGGCGGAAGCAGATGTGGTGATTACCACGGCCCTCATTCCGGGAAAACCTGCTCCTCTTTTGGTGACCAAAGAGATGGTGGCTAATATGCGGCCTGGTTCTGTGATTGTCGATTTAGCGGCCGAGACAGGAGGAAACTGCGAATTAAGTCGACCCGGAGAACGAACGGTAACCGACAATGGGGTGATTATTGAAGCGCCATTGAATATTACTTCCCAATTGGCTCCCCATGCCAGCCAACTGTATTCGCGCAATGTTTTCAACTTCCTGACGCATTTATTTTCCATGGGGTTGGGACAAGAAGGGAAAGAACTAGATTTCAGCGACGAAATTGTCGCACGTACCATGATTCTGCGCGATGGCCAAATTTTGCATGATGTATTGGCTAAACGCATGACACAGGTAAGGAGTTGA
- a CDS encoding fructosamine kinase family protein: protein MSSWQELIIQYFGKATLTPLTGGSLAESYVLSTRTSRYFVKYYDPSWIKDTHIARREASALKALKQAAWPVPDVILSHDSFLVLSWIDHGSTAYKEKAGHIFGERLAKVHQHVVSSFSLPWGNGIGIVQHPSSNYFMAGDFYWEIRLAPLVKSLSSQYPFLGSLKDYETPIRQFLNQTVTFPTLVHGDLWSGNFLWQSDSSPYVIDPASYYGDPVSDIAFSELFGGFPRSFYHSYWLTMGSDPHYPCKKPIYQLYHALVHLKLFGQAYIGLSKSLIDQIRESPCLPR, encoded by the coding sequence ATGTCCTCTTGGCAAGAATTGATCATTCAGTATTTTGGCAAGGCAACCCTGACGCCACTAACGGGCGGTTCATTGGCCGAAAGCTATGTGCTATCTACCCGTACGTCCCGCTATTTTGTTAAATATTACGACCCTTCTTGGATAAAAGATACCCATATAGCGCGGCGTGAGGCTTCAGCGTTAAAGGCTCTAAAACAGGCAGCATGGCCAGTTCCCGACGTGATCTTAAGCCATGATTCCTTTCTTGTTTTGTCATGGATAGACCACGGATCGACCGCTTATAAAGAAAAAGCTGGTCACATTTTCGGTGAACGCCTTGCCAAAGTCCATCAACACGTTGTAAGTTCCTTCTCTTTGCCATGGGGAAACGGCATTGGTATTGTTCAGCATCCGTCTTCAAATTATTTCATGGCCGGCGATTTTTATTGGGAAATCCGTCTCGCCCCCCTAGTCAAATCATTATCCAGCCAATATCCCTTTCTTGGCTCATTAAAAGACTATGAAACCCCAATCCGACAATTTTTGAATCAGACCGTGACATTTCCCACATTGGTCCATGGTGACTTATGGAGCGGGAATTTCCTCTGGCAATCCGACAGTTCTCCTTATGTCATCGATCCGGCTAGTTATTATGGCGATCCCGTATCGGACATTGCTTTCTCAGAGCTTTTCGGAGGATTTCCCCGTTCGTTTTATCACTCTTACTGGCTCACAATGGGTTCGGATCCGCATTATCCCTGCAAAAAACCCATTTACCAACTATATCATGCCTTGGTTCACCTGAAATTATTTGGACAGGCCTATATCGGTTTAAGCAAAAGTCTCATTGACCAAATAAGGGAGAGCCCTTGTCTTCCTAGGTAG